CCCGCACCACCCCGTACGCCCCCACCCCCCGCACCCGCACCCGCCTCCCACCCCAACCTCCGCGTCGATCTCTCCGCGTCAATCTCCGCGTCGATCATGAAGTTATCGCCCTGTGTCTCGGCGTGTCCCGACAATAACTTCATGATCAACGCGCCGGGGGTGGGGTGGGGGGGTGGGATGGGGTGGGGTGGGGTTAGTTGGTTAGGTGGGCGGCTTGGACGGCTTCGGCGGTTACCTCGGTGAGGCGGTCGGTGGGCAGGGCGCCGAGTTCGTCTCGGGCGAACCAGCGGGCCTCGCAGGTGGAACCGCCGACGTCGCCGACGGTGGGCGGGGCCGGCTGGTCCACCACCACCCGATAGAAGGCGCGCACGCCGTGCCAGTCGATCGGGTAGCCCTCCGGGCCGAGCGAGGCGGCGTCCCGGTGGCTGGCCACCCCGAGCAACCCGATGAGCCGCCCGGTCTGTCCGGTCTCCTCGACCAGTTCCCGGATCAGCGCCGCACCCGGCTGCTCGCCGTAGTCGGTGCCGCCACCGGGCAGGTGCCAGCAGCCCGCGCCCGGGTAGCCGTCGGAGACCCGGGTCAGCAGCACGCGCCCATCCGGGTCGGTGACCACGGCGTACGCGGCGAAGCGCTGCGCCCGGTGCAGCCCGTCCGGGCCGGGTACCGCGTAGAAGGAGGGGAACTCCGGCGCCTCGTCGGGCACGATGTCCGCCGAGGAGGCGGGCAGTCCGAGCGCACGCGCGGTGAACGAGCGCAGCGGCAGCTCCCGTGCCTCGTCCAGGGTGAACCAGCGGGCCAGGTCGGTCGGCCGGTCAACCCGATCGGTGAGCGAGCCACCCCGGACCGAGACCCGGTAGACCAGGCGATCGGTGTGGATGGTGATGCCCCGCTCGGGCAGTGCCCGCATGTCGGCCAGCACGTCGTGCAGGCTGGCGACGGCCACCGACAGGCCGGTCTCGGCGGCGGTCTCGCGGACGACGGTG
This is a stretch of genomic DNA from Micromonospora sp. WMMD1082. It encodes these proteins:
- a CDS encoding NUDIX hydrolase yields the protein MTTMLEPLRRIAAYAVCTDSVDRVLLVRASERSGTPGTWSLPGGAVDHGEDPHHTVVRETAAETGLSVAVASLHDVLADMRALPERGITIHTDRLVYRVSVRGGSLTDRVDRPTDLARWFTLDEARELPLRSFTARALGLPASSADIVPDEAPEFPSFYAVPGPDGLHRAQRFAAYAVVTDPDGRVLLTRVSDGYPGAGCWHLPGGGTDYGEQPGAALIRELVEETGQTGRLIGLLGVASHRDAASLGPEGYPIDWHGVRAFYRVVVDQPAPPTVGDVGGSTCEARWFARDELGALPTDRLTEVTAEAVQAAHLTN